One window of the Zea mays cultivar B73 chromosome 3, Zm-B73-REFERENCE-NAM-5.0, whole genome shotgun sequence genome contains the following:
- the LOC100284682 gene encoding uncharacterized protein LOC100284682: MLRLQKHLSLRLQEHLLPLHRSASLIQLSLQRSLLSTGSATYSSPGHFAADDYLVSTCGLTREQAANAAKCISHWKSSSNADAVLSFLTGPALGLSNAEIALLVAKDPRVLSCSVDNTLRARLARFRSHGFSAAQISEFVRVAPCFFRKFNIDVKLGFWMPFLGSPDRFLRLVKRNFYLLSSDLDKVVKPNIQLLQECGLSIQEIGSLCVANPRLLTSKPDRIRAVLVRAGEMGVPRKTLLFRHAVTAVAGLCPETFASKLKMMANILGCSEAEVARMVQKNPLVLRRSMETIQRACEFLINVVGVGTNFILDKPTILMYSLERRLVPRHYVMKVLQDKGLMRKDHSFYTLAAISASVFCSRYVHPHKNVLPNLAAAYASGCNGKIAI, from the coding sequence TCTCCCTCCAGCGCTCTCTCCTCTCCACCGGCTCCGCGACATATTCCTCTCCGGGTCACTTCGCCGCCGATGACTACCTCGTCTCCACATGTGGCCTCACCCGGGAGCAAGCCGCGAATGCCGCCAAGTGCATCTCCCACTGGAAGTCGTCCTCCAACGCCGACGCCGTGCTGTCCTTCCTAACCGGCCCGGCGCTCGGCCTCTCCAATGCTGAGATCGCGCTGCTCGTGGCCAAAGACCCGCGCGTCCTCAGCTGCAGCGTCGACAACACCCTGCGGGCCCGCTTGGCCCGCTTCCGCAGTCATGGCTTCTCCGCCGCGCAGATCAGCGAATTCGTCCGCGTGGCCCCCTGCTTCTTTCGCAAATTCAACATCGACGTGAAGCTCGGCTTCTGGATGCCCTTCCTCGGCTCGCCCGACAGGTTCCTCCGCCTCGTCAAGCGTAACTTCTACCTCCTCAGCTCCGACCTCGACAAGGTGGTGAAGCCCAACATCCAGCTGCTCCAGGAGTGCGGTCTATCTATCCAGGAGATTGGGAGCCTGTGCGTGGCTAACCCGAGGCTGCTCACCAGCAAGCCGGACAGAATCAGGGCCGTCCTCGTGCGTGCCGGTGAGATGGGCGTGCCCCGCAAGACGCTTTTGTTCAGGCACGCTGTGACCGCGGTGGCGGGCCTCTGTCCGGAGACCTTTGCATCTAAGCTCAAGATGATGGCCAATATTCTCGGGTGCTCAGAGGCTGAGGTTGCCAGAATGGTGCAAAAGAACCCGTTGGTGCTGAGGCGCTCCATGGAGACGATTCAGCGCGCCTGTGAGTTCCTGATCAATGTGGTCGGTGTCGGTACCAACTTCATTCTGGACAAGCCCACAATCCTGATGTACAGTCTGGAACGCCGGCTGGTGCCCCGGCATTACGTGATGAAGGTGCTCCAGGACAAAGGATTGATGCGAAAAGATCATAGCTTCTACACTTTGGCCGCGATTAGTGCTAGCGTGTTCTGCTCCAGGTATGTACATCCTCATAAGAATGTTCTTCCTAATCTTGCCGCTGCATACGCATCTGGTTGCAATGGGAAAATAGCCATCTGA